One part of the Procambarus clarkii isolate CNS0578487 chromosome 41, FALCON_Pclarkii_2.0, whole genome shotgun sequence genome encodes these proteins:
- the LOC123752049 gene encoding nuclear apoptosis-inducing factor 1-like, translating to MSGIKRKANFSEEELTVLVDEVKRERIIFGKLSRQVTTQDKHCAWSPVAVAVSGVGLCSRQQADVRKKFQDLKSSVKKKLAENAREMRKTGGGECDTQPLTNYEENLSTLLSSTSVEGIAGISDAGQDYTVEEPNCVTEEVVMDTDDSRVLNVQESGEPSASPIGDQFHPSCLGHDYSKASVSSTHTRKKQMTAEHNTTQQVLMLHENLIDVVHKVPAALKDVAAEVHEGNKSLKVVVKEVQDLNKSLNDISKGIWELVECMKNNQAL from the exons ATGTCTGGGATAAAAAGGAAAGCAAACTTCAGTGAAGAGGAGCTGACAGTTCTCGTTGATGAGGTTAAGAGAGAACGCATAATTTTTGGGAAGCTATCAAGACAAGTCACTACCCAAGATAAACACTGTGCCTGGAGCCCAGTAGCTGTTGCTGTAAGTGGTGTTGGTCTCTGCTCAAGACAACAAGCCGATGTTCGCAAGAAATTTCAGGATCTTAAATCTTCAGTCAAGAAAAAATTGGCAGAAAATGCCCGGGAAATGAGAAAAACTG GTGGTGGAGAATGTGACACTCAACCATTGACCAACTATGAAGAAAATTTGTCAACTTTACTAAGTTCCACATCAGTTGAAGGTATTGCTGGCATCAGTGATGCAGGACAGGATTATACCGTAGAAG aaccAAACTGTGTAACAGAAGAAGTGGTCATGGACACAGATGATTCTCGAGTGCTAAATGTACAGGAATCAGGTGAGCCTTCTGCCTCGCCAATTGGTGATCAATTTCATCCATCGTGTTTAGGCCATGACTACTCCAAAGCCTCAGTTTCTAGTACGCATACAAGAAAAAAACAAATGACTGCCGAACATAATACAACACAACAAGTGTTAATGCTGCATGAAAATCTTATAGATGTTGTACATAAAGTGCCAGCAGCCTTAAAGGACGTGGCTGCAGAAGTACATGAAGGGAACAAGTCCTTAAAGGTGGTGGTTAAAGAAGTACAGGACTTAAACAAATCCCTCAATGATATATCCAAAGGTATATGGGAGTTGGTAGAATGTATGAAAAATAATCAGGCACTATGA